TCAACGGAATGCGATTTGAGATTTTACGACGTATCGGCGAAAAAGTTTGATCTTCGTATACTGGTTAGCGACTGGTCCAGATTTCGTAAAACTATATCAATCATCTATCCGCTACtgatatacttttaattaatgggTGAATGACATTTCTAGATATCCAGTTTGCAAAATGCAGTCGTTTGTATGCATTATTACTTCAGTACAGACAGGAACGAGAATTCCTACATCGTGCTGGGCGATACGAGTGGATCCGTCACAATCATGGCCTTTAATCCTACGGACAGAGGACCTTTCAAGCAACATACCGCATGCGACACGATCGTTCTTCGTTACGACAATGTCATTAAAGTAATCTAAAGATTAGCGAAGTAGCCGTTACAAATCCCGTCGACTGAATGCCGGCATTTACAATAAGTTGATTGCAGAAATCGAGATTATCCATTCCGTAACTGTTTAAATGACATTTAAACAGTTTCatttaaacaattacaaaataacagATGTTTCTCAGCTTCTGCTGGCAATCTGCTAGCTTCTTGCTTGAACTGGGTATCTTAATGAAATATACATCAGACATGCTTATCATTCTTCTAAATCTAAAAGATTATCGCAATTAGGGAGAGCTGCAAGGATTTGACGTCACAGAGTTTAAGAACATACATACAAACTGGACGAGCCAGGTGGCTTATTACGGGAGCCTACGCGCGTTTGTATCGAGCAGTCAGTGCTCCGTTTGTTCCCTGTGCGTTTTCGATGCGAGTGGCGCGAGGAcgcaatataaatttcaagttCTCATGGGAATATCCTGCTTTACGCTCTGCGACGGTATCTTCTCGCTTTGCAGCCGCGGATCAATCGGTCGATTTTGCAAGATGTTAAACGTAAATGAAAGATATAACGACTTTTTCAGAGAGTCGCATACTGGTGACGGGTGGGCCAGACTGCGTGGTTCGCATTTGGAATCCGTTTGTCCCCGTGAAGGCGAATGCCGTTCTGTCGGGGCACCGTTCGACCATCTGCGCGCTTGTCGTAATAGACGCCGGCAAGCGCATTTATTCCCTGTCGAAAGACAGATGCGTAAAAGTGTGGGACGTCCCAGCTCATAGCTGCATTCAGGTTTGAGAAGTTACGGGAtagtcttcttcttcttctttctgttgcatattttatttcgtttatcTTTTAAGGTAGTTCTCCGGTCCTtgtactagagaaaatcgattttccatagattttcttgaaactgtgaatatacgttaatttaggtgtgctttatgcgtggtataaactTCCAGTACCTCTTGCGgtataaaaatcgagatactgagcctctactgagtttcaatttttaccaaaatttagtaaaagttgaaactttgaggcttagtatcttgattttttataccgcaAGAGGTACTGAAGTTTATActacgcataaagcacacctaaattaacgtatattcactgtttcaagaaaatctatagaaaatcgattttctctagtacaAAAACCGGAGAACTACcttaacaaatataatgacACGGATATATTTCACAAACAGACGTACAACAAATTGCCGAGTGAGCTGAGCGAATACGCCCCGATGACCATAGTGTTCAACACGCTGACTCGTACGATGATCATCGCCAGCATGATGATAGCTGTCCTCGTATGCGAGAATGTGATTAACGAGGAAATCTCGGACGGCTACACGCACACCAAGGGCGTCAGCTGTGTTCTCTATACTCAGCTGTTCCAAGTGGTGActctcttataaaaaaatcgttgataaaaattgttaaagcgACGATATTTGTTATTCCACCGGTATGCAGATTGTTTCTACGGGATTGGATTCGTGCATCATTGTGTGGGATCCGTGGCGCGGACGCCGTTTACGTTTGATATCGCACGCCCACAGTGTTATGCGATACGGACAACATGCCGATATCGAGATCACCGCAGCTTGTTTCGATGTTTCGGAGCAATTTTTAGTAACCGGCGCCAGAGACGGTTCGTTGAAAATGTGGAATTACAATACCGGCGTTTGTGTGCGCGACATGATCGTCGATCATCAATGGTACAGCGGACGTTAAATAactgcttttttttcttacaaattgtatatatatggcattttattaaattacaaaaagtaCTGTAATCTCGTAAAActgactttttaaaaaaattatttatatcacagTTTTCTTCttcaagatattttatgtCGCATAATTggaattagaaaattacatgaattagagaatgtttttttcttatattactgataaaataacattaaaaagtaATCCTAAGTGAAAATATCCAATACAGTTACAGTACTTTTCGATATCGACTAAATGAGCAGTAAGAGCAGTAATAAATTCTCATTTTATGCCgcgttcttatattttttttatagcgaAATAACGAACGTCGTATGGTACGAAGATCGAATCTTGTGCTGCGGCCGGAATAAACACGTGACAGAAGTTGCGGCTTTCGAGTCTGACGTGTGCAAAAAACATTGGATAACCAGTCACACCGACGACATTCTGTGTTCGGCCGCAAAACTTCCACAGTTGCTGGCTACCGGAACGTACAACGGGGAACTAATTCTCTGGAGGCTCGAAACGGGCCAGCCTTTTAGAAAGTACCAAGTGATCGACGTTAGCAGAAGGTGACGTCAATTTGGCATTCGTCATGAGCAACAATTAACACGGCAAACGACGACAATATGCAATTAGAGGccaattgatttaatataggTACATTGCGAGAAAGGCGAACGCGCAGATAGAGTCCAGAAAATCAGATAAGATCGGCAGAGCTGTCGATCAGCAAATCAAGTAAATTATAATGCCCTCATAGCTGCAAAAGAAAGGTTTGTCGAGGCGTGTTCTAAACCGACTCCTCGTGAGACAGAAAACTGACTCCGTGTGCTCATCAAGAGTCAGCATTGAATATCGTTCGCGTGACCGCGGTGCGCGCGATAATCTTTCTAATCGCGCGAGAAGCGAAACCGGACGTCGGCACGCTGCTGGTCGCGCTCGATTCCGGCCTGGTGCAAGTGTGGACGCATCATCCCGCGGCGGGATTCTTAGCAGCTTTCTCAGTCATCCACACGGTCGGCGACTGCGCGACGTCCTTGGCCACCGATTCCGAAAATCAATTTCTCGTAACAGGTCTTGACTTCCTAAACAATCAATTGAATGTTAAACTTTTCGCGATTATCTAGGCCAATTTTTACTCGATCGTTCACAACTTTGCTCCTGGAACTTTTCCTCGAAGGCCACAGCGTAGGGTACATAAAAGTTTGGCTCCTCTCCAATTACATGCTACCGAATCCGCCGAAGATATGTATGCCGCTACTGAGACTGGAATTTCCATTCTTGTGGAAAGATAAAATAGACGGACGAGCGAAGAGAGCGGTGCGAGATCAGACGCTGCCGCTCCTGCTGTCGTCTGTGCGCGGTCATACGCGGGGGATTACTTCTCTTCAAGTCATTTCTAGCGCGCGAATGATAGTTAGGTACGCAGGATCGTTGTAAAGATTGATATATAGGCGCATTTCTTTACTGagagaaacttaaataaataacagtgGTAGCGCGGATCGCACGGTACGTTTGTGGAGCCTTGGAGGTCGTTACATATCGATGCTGGGCACGTTCAGAGATTGGGCCACGATTTTGCCCACTGTGCCCGTGCACAGATATTTCGAGGATTATAAGCTTCCAGCGGACATTAGGGGACTCGCCAGTTCCACCACTTTAaaggtaaattaaaaaaatgtatgcgGAAATGTgcaatgtataatgtatatcatTGGGACGATGCACAGGTACTTCACGGTGGCATGAGACGAGTACCGATAGAGATCGAGCAAGAGGAAATCGATATCCCGAAAGAAACTCTCGAAGAGGAGCGACACATGTTGTACGGGAAGGAATTAGACGGTTCTGTGCTTGAGAATTACTATGAGTCACAGTTGCCTGAGAGAACGTATCAGAAATGTCTGCGATTAGATAATACTTTGCAATACGTGAGTACACGTACACgctttgtattaaaatatttattttgcaagatttactttattatatatcgttatataagatataatttgaaCTTATAGAAATCTCATTATTGTAGATACCAATTTATACGCATTTACCAACATACTCTTTAAAACCTGTGGAGGCGCAGAAAACACTCTTGCTCGGACAGAAAGTGGAACTTAtgtaatgaatttttatttttatttgaaaactgAAAAGATATCGCACGGGAATGTTtgtccaatattttaaaaatatttataattacagtaAAAAGGTACATTTAAGAAGAGCAATAAAACCACTGCGTTCTCATGTGACGGAACGAGCCAAAGGCACTTTCACAAGATCAAGTCTAATGCAACGTTAATTCTCCATGAACTTTATAAAAACTCTCTTGCTAAATGTtagtaaaacaatatatattttacacgttGTATAAATCGaaatgagatattaatttagattACTTGGATTAGTAGaactcatatttatataacaattatttttcgatctAATTATTCACTAACTAAATCGATCATCTAATTACGTACAGGCTTTAATCTCTCTTCAGCGAATACAATAatgatgatatataaataagtaattaagcatttactacgtttacgcgagcgttacttctgtagtaacttacgataattcacttgttt
This genomic stretch from Temnothorax longispinosus isolate EJ_2023e chromosome 9, Tlon_JGU_v1, whole genome shotgun sequence harbors:
- the Wdy gene encoding WD repeat-containing protein on Y chromosome encodes the protein MAFVGKNHPSIREAFERFFETKNIEEQCTEQSLIHLHNAFLATENGIMNSSQLYDAFHDILEIRMSQYEFQVFFKKIDTRLDDKVTWDEFITYLLIEFRDIDTSVKSQMLETPLTDLPKLLRTRHRTPVCKITFCPEVLPDRSTSFRRGCYLTVSREGVINYWSLDLEYERTVQSKNPYLKVQSTVITDMIVLPDVQVVCTSSTECDLRFYDVSAKKFDLRILISSLQNAVVCMHYYFSTDRNENSYIVLGDTSGSVTIMAFNPTDRGPFKQHTACDTIVLRYDNVIKGELQGFDVTEFKNIHTNWTSQVAYYGSLRAFVSSSQCSVCSLCVFDASGARTQYKFQVLMGISCFTLCDESRILVTGGPDCVVRIWNPFVPVKANAVLSGHRSTICALVVIDAGKRIYSLSKDRCVKVWDVPAHSCIQTYNKLPSELSEYAPMTIVFNTLTRTMIIASMMIAVLVCENVINEEISDGYTHTKGVSCVLYTQLFQVIVSTGLDSCIIVWDPWRGRRLRLISHAHSVMRYGQHADIEITAACFDVSEQFLVTGARDGSLKMWNYNTGVCVRDMIVDHQCEITNVVWYEDRILCCGRNKHVTEVAAFESDVCKKHWITSHTDDILCSAAKLPQLLATGTYNGELILWRLETGQPFRKYQVIDVSRRYIARKANAQIESRKSDKIGRAVDQQIKKLTPCAHQESALNIVRVTAVRAIIFLIAREAKPDVGTLLVALDSGLVQVWTHHPAAGFLAAFSVIHTVGDCATSLATDSENQFLVTGHSVGYIKVWLLSNYMLPNPPKICMPLLRLEFPFLWKDKIDGRAKRAVRDQTLPLLLSSVRGHTRGITSLQVISSARMIVSGSADRTVRLWSLGGRYISMLGTFRDWATILPTVPVHRYFEDYKLPADIRGLASSTTLKVLHGGMRRVPIEIEQEEIDIPKETLEEERHMLYGKELDGSVLENYYESQLPERTYQKCLRLDNTLQYIPIYTHLPTYSLKPVEAQKTLLLGQKVELIKKVHLRRAIKPLRSHVTERAKGTFTRSSLMQR